From one Candidatus Limnocylindrales bacterium genomic stretch:
- a CDS encoding amidase: MGPAADTLADLDATAQAELVRTSEATPSELVEAAIARIERLNPQLNAVIHRLYEKARAAAASPELPDGPFRGVPFLVKDIVCHTAGDPYHCGMRVLRDIDWHEQTDSYLAARFRRAGFVFVGKTNTPELAFSPTTEPLAYGPSRNPWNPALSTSGSSGGAAAAVASRMVAAAHGNDMGGSIRTPASACGLVGLKPTRARTTLGPNFGEFWWQTTHEHVLTRTVRDTAGILDATRGPAPGDPYTAPAPERPYAEEVGRDPGRLRIGLRTERPALSGSTHPVHADCIRAVESAARVLEGLGHHVEPASPTTLDASDDGSLLTVFCASIAREIDRWSERIGRTIGPDEVERTTQMAVEMGRATSATRYVEATESLSLYSRGLAAWWEDGWDVLLTPTVAEPPWPLGPLGPHGGEAIEVMARWTSMSPFCMSFNVSGQPAISLPLHWNDEGLPIGVQAVAAYGREDVLLRLASQLEQAMPWKERRPLIHA; the protein is encoded by the coding sequence ATGGGCCCGGCGGCCGACACGCTCGCCGATCTCGACGCGACTGCCCAGGCCGAGCTCGTGCGGACGAGCGAAGCCACGCCGTCCGAGCTCGTCGAAGCGGCAATCGCACGCATCGAGCGGCTGAATCCGCAGCTGAACGCGGTGATTCACCGGCTCTACGAGAAGGCCCGTGCCGCCGCTGCGTCGCCGGAGCTTCCCGACGGACCGTTTCGCGGCGTTCCGTTCCTCGTAAAAGACATCGTCTGCCACACGGCTGGAGATCCGTATCACTGCGGCATGCGCGTGCTGCGCGACATCGACTGGCACGAGCAGACCGACAGCTATCTGGCCGCGCGTTTTCGCCGCGCCGGTTTCGTGTTCGTCGGCAAGACCAACACCCCCGAGCTCGCGTTCTCGCCGACGACCGAGCCGCTTGCGTACGGTCCGTCGCGAAATCCGTGGAACCCGGCGCTGTCGACCAGCGGCTCGAGCGGCGGCGCGGCAGCAGCGGTCGCATCGCGAATGGTCGCGGCCGCACACGGCAACGACATGGGCGGCTCGATTCGCACGCCGGCCAGCGCGTGCGGCCTCGTCGGTCTCAAGCCCACGCGCGCACGCACGACGCTCGGACCCAATTTCGGCGAGTTCTGGTGGCAGACCACGCACGAGCACGTGCTTACGCGCACCGTGCGCGACACCGCGGGGATCCTCGATGCCACGCGCGGGCCGGCGCCCGGCGATCCGTACACTGCACCGGCGCCCGAACGTCCCTACGCCGAAGAAGTCGGCCGCGATCCCGGGCGGCTTCGCATCGGGCTGCGCACCGAGCGGCCCGCGCTCTCCGGCTCGACGCATCCGGTCCACGCCGATTGCATTCGCGCGGTCGAATCCGCGGCGCGCGTGCTCGAAGGCCTCGGACATCACGTCGAGCCGGCGTCGCCGACGACGCTCGATGCATCCGACGACGGCAGCCTGCTGACGGTGTTCTGCGCGTCGATCGCGCGCGAGATCGATCGCTGGTCGGAGCGCATCGGCCGCACCATCGGTCCGGACGAAGTGGAGCGGACGACGCAGATGGCCGTCGAGATGGGCCGCGCGACCAGCGCCACGCGCTACGTCGAGGCGACCGAAAGCCTTTCGCTGTATTCGCGCGGGCTGGCCGCGTGGTGGGAAGACGGATGGGACGTGCTGCTGACGCCGACGGTGGCCGAGCCGCCGTGGCCGCTCGGCCCGCTCGGTCCGCACGGCGGCGAAGCGATCGAAGTGATGGCGCGCTGGACGTCGATGAGTCCGTTCTGCATGTCGTTCAACGTGAGCGGACAGCCGGCGATTTCGCTGCCGCTTCACTGGAACGACGAAGGCCTGCCGATCGGCGTGCAGGCGGTCGCCGCATACGGCCGCGAGGACGTCCTCCTGCGACTCGCATCGCAGCTCGAGCAGGCGATGCCGTGGAAGGAGCGCAGGCCGCTGATTCACGCGTGA